The nucleotide sequence CCTTGACATCCTACATTTTCTTTGGTTTGCTACATCTCCTTTGATTATTCCATCCTATTTTCACTCCTTCAGTTCGCTTATCCTTTCTGCTGCTGATCATAAATTTATCCCTGCTTGAAAGTTTACCTTAATGCCATCTTTTTTCAAATATTCTCCCAGACAATCCCACTcgtttcttgttttcttttcatctcagtttcttattttggCTGTCATACTTGCAAATTCAGCAAATTCTGTTAATTCATGCAaccattgttcttttgttggaGATATCTTTTCTTTCCAATATTTTGCATACACTAATCTTGTTTCTTCGGAAAAGTgagcttaaatatttttttttcagttcCTCATATACCAtctcacagattttttttttcatatttacagtgccaccacatatgcatcagAGACCCTTCTGTCTTGAACACTTCCATGCCAAGAAATTTATTGCCCTATTCCATAGTTTTTCCCGTGCTGATAGCTCAATATTATATTCACTAAAtcatctttagtttcccattctaataagattttggatattattttttgttgcttCCCAATAGAATTTTTTCGAATTCAGATCCCCCTTCCACAAATCCTCTTTCTTTGTCTTTCCTATACATTTCATTTACTTGAAGGTACTGAAACCAGTCTGTAATTACTCCTGGACACTTGGTAGCAATTTATGGGGGAGAATGAGTTCTCCTTTTGCTCAGCAGGCTGAGTGGACAGCTTCTGGAAATGGACCAAACTCCCAAGATTTCTGAGTAATCCTGTGATTTTGCTTCTCAGCAGTGTAGAGCAGCACGGAGACTTCCTGACTTTGTTTGAAAGCAGCTCAGGTGGAAGAAAGAAACTAGCAAGTCTGAGCAAAGTCTCCCCGGAAAAGAAAACAACATGGAACATCCTGGTAAGGGCAAGGTCATAACAGGAAGTTCAAGTGCCAGAGGAGCTTCAGATCAATGGAATCCTAAGATTTGTTCCATTTGCCTTCTTTTGCTAACACAGACAACTCCAGAAAGCATTCCAGATGCAAAGCCTTTCCAGTTAAATATTTTGTCACAAAGGATCTAAGCCTTTTGCTTAGCTAATGCATCGGCCAGGGGGCGGGGGACGACATTTCCCCACCCTTCAAATGTCAGTGTGCTGTCATTGTCAGGGGAGAAACTTTCCCCTATTCAGCTGTCGTTCTTGTTGCTGGGGTGGGTACAGCATAGAATATGCTTGCATAGGCAGCTGTTGAGGAGTGCTGCACTCTCCAGCACAGGGATATAACTCTCTCCTTAAAAAACAAGCAGTGGAAAGGCTGTCCTCTGCCAAAAGGCTACAGCCATCCCCCCGGTCATGACAAGAGGACAGGCTTTCTCCCCACTGACACTAAATGCTAGTGCAGCATTAAGAATAAGATATGTAGAAAGGGATGCCCTTCTGTTGTAACCAAGCAGCAGCTTCTGTCTAGCGCTATACTTGGAACTAGGGGCAAAAAGGTGTTCAAAGGAAGTGTTACTGGAGAATTCAGGTTATGGGGCGGTCAGTAaataagacaaacaaacaaacaaataggggGATATGGTACTATTACCATACTTTTGTATTGTGTAATCTGTGCTAATGACTTTGGCTCCTGGTATGGAATTTGGATTAGCAGTCATTAGCTCAGGGGTTGACAGCTCTTGTGTAGCTTTTTAACACTGGGTATGCAGCATCAGTGCCCCTGACTCTCACTCCCAGTTTGGAAGTTTATTAGTCCCATCCTGGGACATTCAGCACAGCACAAACTTACCACCACTAGAGTTTGTCTCCCAGCAGGCTTTGGCATCAATGAGAATCATGGTGGGACTGAGATGAATTCTCTGCATGAGTTAGAATAAAAGTATTAGCCGAGGACCTGCCGCATACAAAGACAGTGATTTCCCTTCATGCTTATTTCTGGTTATGTTGTGCAGGATGAGCAGCCCAGAACATTTCCTGTCCCATCCAGCACTCAAGAGGCCCCTGCAGGCATGAGGAAGAAGGAAATCTATGTGCCACTTGCAGCCAACTTCACTGCAAATAACAGGTAAGAAAGGCAACCATGTCTAGCTTCTGAAGTTATAGGTAAATTGCTGAAGTTTGACTGGTGGGATTTGTGCTAGCGCTATTTTTGCTGAAGATGGGTGCAGTATTATTTCTGGTCCATAGCTGTTATTGGAGTAGGGTCTGGAGACAACCATGTGAAAAGCAACAGCAGTCTCTTGTAAGCTACAGGTTGTCATCAAAAATAGAGTTGAGCCAGAACAATTCTTTCCACTTCGTTTTTGCTTTCGTTGTTGTTGAGCAGCGCGACTATACTTCAGTATGCTTTCATGTGGCCTCATTCTTTTAGCCTGTACTTGGTGCTCTCACATTCcaaattagggttgccaggtctttGCCTGGTAATAGTGCCTTTTCCTTTGAAAACTCACTGAGAGGGTGCAGTCACCATGTGTCCACTCCACTGATTCCTTCATTCAGTCTCCTTCCACCTGTTGTGGGAAGCAATATTTTGCTCCCAAGAGGACAGGAGAGACAATTTACGAGGTACCAGTGAAGCCAGAGGGCAACAAGCACAGTGACAGCACTGCAGCCTGGTGCCTTGGCACTTTTTTCCAGGTGAATTGCTATTTCCAGGTGAAGACCTGGGAAGCCTGTTCCAGATTTTCCCCCCATTATGATCCCCCCCTGTTTTCTTTTGAACCCTGTCTAAGCAGTTAATGGTTTTCCTGTGGCCCCTGAGATGTTGTTGGAGAACAGCTTACACCAACCCCGACCATTGGTCACGTTGGCTGACtctaatgggagttggaatctaacaGAATCTAGAGGGTGGTGTGTTAGCTACCCTTGTCCTAAAGGTTTGTGATTGAAGTCTGCACATGTTGGTCCACAGCCTTCAATATGCTAACATATTGCCCTTCTTTCCTACGAGGAGTAACAAAGGTGCAATGGGCAACTGTGTAACCACCATGGTGCATAATAACTACTCCACTGCGGACAAGGCAGCTGCACCCAAGAGCTCCAACCAGGCCACAACCTCCCTCAAGTAAGTCCTTTCACAGCCATCCTTCCAGTGGGCACCATAGGTTGGTTGGAAGCGGCCAGGGAATGCCTAACTGGCAGCCTGTCCAACACCTCGAGTATGAGCAAGCCATCGGGGGGAGTAGTGGTTTTCAAGAAGGGAGGCACAGCTGTGGGAATGAAAGCATACTTGCTCCtgaatcttttatttttaagcttccTTGCTAGGAAAAATTAGACTGCAGTTGTTTCTAAGAGCCCTCATATTCATGTTGGTCCAGAGACTCAAGATCCGCACCACTGGGCTGTATATGAGCGAAAGGAGCTTCCCTCATTGTACGCCAAATGCTAaggtttttcttcctttaaaacctATCCCCTCCCAGCTGCATGTTTGGTGCTCATCCCTTGACCAATTCAAGTGCCGCCATAGATGAAAATGCAGGAGTGATTTGACTTACTTGACACTTGCGAAATGTCATTCAAGGGAGTGAATAATGTATTATGTTGGTGGGTGAGGAGCATTTTCTTTCCCAAGGTATTCAACCAAGGACAGTGTCCCTGAGAAAAACACAGTATCAATATAGGTGCTCTGGAAAATAGACACGTGTCCATCACTGGGTAGTGTGGCATGCTAACAACCCCTTGAGCAATCCAGAGGATTCTTCTGGCTGAAGTgttcttgtctttttttcttaGTAACATTATCAAAGCCACTTCCAATGAAGACACCGAGAGTAGCAGCTACATGAAGTCCCAGAAAAACTTTTCCAGCAGCAATATCCTGGCTCGGAACAATAATAACAGCAGTAGCAGTAACCCCCTCAGGAGGCAGGAAGTAtcggaggaggaggctgagcggTAAGCGTGAATTTGCTGGCAACAAAAGAGATTACCAGAGGAGATTTTGGCAAGTTATGCAGAAGGATGAAGCCTCATGGCAGTTCAGAGAAGGGTACATAATATGTTGCTGCTTAGCAGCTTTAACAGGTGCGATTGATGATTTCCAGCTGATAGGTCAATCCTTTCACATTTTCTCGGCTCTAATAAAATGGTTCTGGGACCTGATTTCCTTTCACGTTTATCTGAAATATATCCCTCTGAACCGAGCGTTGCACTTTATATTGTTTTCTAAGAAGCAAAAAAAAGTGAGGGGGCTCTTTCTAAACAGCCTTATAGGCAAGAGCCACTTTTTCAgcatggcatctctctctctctccgtttctctgcttgctttatGGCAGGGTTTCCATTTGTGGTTGGAAAGCCATTTCACTTTTTGTTAACTTCTTTCCCCATTCAGGTTTATTAACCAGGTCAACCTGGCCGCCGTGATGATACAGCGCTGGTACAGACGACACTCGCAGAGGCACAAGGAAGGTGCAGCCCAGCTCAGGCACTTATTAGCTTCCAAAAGAGAGGTATGTATGGCCTACATGCATTGTATGAAGCAGACTTTTGCGTTTCCTGGGAATAAGGAAAACAGTTCTTTGTTCCCCAAATCCTTTTGTTCATATGGGGTCATCTGGTGCTGTGTCAGAAGTGATATCTCCTCTTCTGACATCTGCTCTTCAGGAGTAAATTCTTATTGGAGGAACCATTCTCAGATAAAACAAAAGTTTCTTGTTGTTAATCAGAATACTCAGGGCAGGACAGTTAATGTCGGATGAACTTTTCCAATTCTTTGCCACTCAGCGAAGTAAGTTGCGTTGATTTACTGATATCCATTCATTTGGTCATTTTTTACAGTTCTATGAGCCATTTTTTCAGTTGTTTGGCAAAGACTTGAAAAAAGTGAGTGAGGATTATGAAGGACACTGAAACCTACCTTCTCCCACTTTCAGGAAGTTTTGTTCATTCCTTTTCTGAAATCTCATCAGATGCTGTCCATATACTTTTCCAGATCtccacctctccccccaccccctgtgttctacttccacagtcagaggcagcatgtctcTTTATAGCAGTCgttggcactgtgagaacaggatactggactaaatgggcctttggtctgatccagcaggcctctcctcttcttcctgaatTGGTAGtttgaaaagaaaacattaaaaaattggtgtttttttaaagagagatttaTTAATTAGTGCATTTACACAACAGCCCCTTTCTTTAAACCAAATTTGATACTGCTGCTCTGAAACAATCCAAACTACGTCAGTTCctattgtttatcttttttatCAAAAGCTGAAACTACTGTGCAAAAAGCTATTAGAAAGGCCTTCCTCATCCTGTCCTGTAGTAGCAGAGCCCTAAATAAGTTAATTGTCCCACATCTGAAATGTTCAGGAATGTctgaatttctttttatttcttgagCTTCTTGATACCTTAATAAAAGCATTTCTGCATGTTAGTTTCTCTTGTGGGGAGCAGGGGAACCCAGCTGTCATTTGTACCAGAATAGGAAACTGATAATAACACCTGAAAATCCTTTCTGCTTCAACTCCTTTTAAGGAAAGGCAGCAGCAACtcacagaggagggcaacatgTTGGATTTGCAGCGGAGGCGAgatgaggagaggaagaagattcGAGAGGAGAAGGCGCGTCTTGCCAGACGAGCAGCCATCCAGGTAGGTGCTTAATACCAGCATTGCCTGCCTTGGACATTAAGGGGGGGGCAGTTCATTGCTTCAGTTTGTTCAGAGCTTGGAACATGTTTATTTGCCAGTGCTGCAAATGGAGGAGCAAGTGGACCATAACAGAACACTAACACCATTTTTTTCTGCTAGGAGCTACAGCAAAAAAGAGCCCAGAAAGTCTTGGATACGCAACGCTTGGTTGAGGAGGAGCTGGCCGCaatgaaagaaagcaagaaaaccaGAAGAAGAAAACCTGAGAAGGCTGGCTCTGTGAAGAATGCTAGCCCTGCCAACAGCATCATCAAAGCCAACAATGCAGGTGAAAAGTACTGGTAGATTGTAAAACTGTAGGTAAAGATGTCTCCTGAACGTTCCTCTAGTCCAGGAAGTAggaaacctgtgatcctccagatattgttcaactacaattcccaacgtACCTGTCCACTGTCCATGCTTTGCTGATAGGGGTTGAAGTCCCAGGTTCTTCACTGCTGCAGTGCAGAGTTATACTGGCTCTGGTAGGCCTACAACTGTCCTATCATTTTACCAGATAAGTTGCAAAATAGTATGTGATCATTGAGACCACAGATTGCATTAGGGAGAACCAAGCACAAAGTACCATGCCAGAGATGTTGAATGAATAAGTTCAGAGAAGTCTAGATGCTCAGGCAAGAAGTGTTCAGGAGAAGATGTGTGCAACTGATTGCTGCAGCTCTGTGGTTGCTGGGAAGTCCTGAGGAAATCAAAAGGGAAGGGTGGAATGGAAATACTGTTGCTAAATTATACATTGCTGTGtctgcaaaatgtgtgtgttacaGTTCCATTTCGTTCCAGTAACACACAGCTTTGCTTTGAAGCTCATCCAAATGCAATTGGTGCTTGATCTCAGCAAGTCAAAGAAGAGTCCATTGTGATGCTCACCCAATTCCTCCCATTGTAGTGTAACTAGAAACCTTCATTAGACAAGCTGCACACCAAGGGTGGGGAGTTTCGGACCTGGTGCCAAATGTGgttctccaggtctgtttggcccTCAGGACTATTCCCAGACCATGCCCCTATCCAGACCATGCCACTCatcagccctgctctgcaccccccTCAAGTGCTTTTGGCTTGTTTCAATGTGTCCTTGGACTTGCAATAATGCCTCCTGCTTCTGTGATGGAGGCTGGAGAGATGGTCTGTATATGTGTTTGGAAATTTCTGAGGTTTGTGTCGCTGGAACAtagcctactgtagaaaggtaaaagTCATACCACTTGCTCTGCCCACTATTGCCTTGTCGACACCTACCACCGTCAAAtagccaaaagttccccacaagGAGATCTTGACCTTGGACTGAAAAACAGTCTCCGTTCACCATGCCTTCATGCATGTAATAGAAGAGTTTTTTCCAGCCTAAATCTTCATGGCTCAAGATATAGTCCTTTGctcatctgtttaaaaaaaaaactctcacaCAAACCCACCACACCTGATTATGTTTCTGGGCACTGAATTCCTACCATAGCaaatcttttttgttgttatttacagATGCCAACTTCCACTTGGCAGCTGCAGATACAGAAGAACATTCTGCTGGGGCTTGTCTGTCTGGCCCAGGACAAAACAAACTACCTGAAGATCAGCCACAGGTGCCCCTTTCTATTTTCTCATGCTCCCAAAAGCTtagttgctgttttattttttttactccaCTGATTTTGCAGTTTGCACAGTTTTCAAGTGCTTTGCTATGAAATATTCTGTTCAGCTTGCGCACTGTATTGTGAGGAGATGGATCTACTCACTCCATTCAAATGAAACACCAGGAATGCACCCTTCTTGCAATCTCACCGTGCATGGATTTTCTCTGTTTTTAAGGATGTCAGCTCTGGAAAGATGGGCAGTGAAGACTTGGAGACTATTGTCACTGCGGCCAGCAGAGCACAGTCCAAAGTGACCCTTAATGAGCTACTGGATACCTTAAAGTTGTTGGAGGAGGAGCCAGAGTTGCCACCACAGCCCAAGGCCTGCAAAGAAGATAAATATCCTTGGGTAGATGGGGTAAGTGGAATAGATATAGAAATCTATCTGTCTTTGTCTGTTGTTCCTTTTTCATGATTTATTCTGAAGCTGTTACCCTGAATCAACAACCTCATTTGAggttctggttttttgttttccatGGACCAGGAAGTAAAGGACATCCCATTGCTACTGTCTCATGTTTTGCACAATAATTTGCTGCTGATCTATTGTGACCCACAACTATTTCCACCAACTCCAAATACCTTTGATAGTATTATTTGCATGTTTGGTTATCCTAAAGTGAGTTGAGGAAATCATCCCCTCTTGAATCAGAAAGTCCTTTCATTTAACTCTAAAGTGGACTAGAGAATGGCTTTCCTGGAAAACATGATCCATCAATAAGTGCATGTCCACAACAAttttacaattctctgattctgttCTTATCCACAACTCATGGCTGAAGTATATCTGTTCTGCACTGCCATTCCAGTCTTAAGTCTAGCATAGATAGCTGGCCTTTTCTCCCTAAATACAGGAGGCTGACTCAAATTCTCTTACTGCTGACAACCTGGAGAAATTTGGGAAACTGAACTACTCTCCGGGAGTCCCTGAGGAAGGCACGCTGCTCTCGGAAGCCAAACTTCAGAGCATCATTAGTTTCTTGGATGAGATGGAGAAATCTGAGCAGGAGCGACCTAGGTCTGCTGCCTCTGCTTCACAGCGAGAGGTGAGCCCCCCGAGCATGAAGTTGACTTTCAGCAAAGATGGGAATCGTCCATTTTCAATGAATTAAGTGGTTAATTGTCTTCACCTGATGCAACAAAAAAGAGGATTGAGTTTGCAAGCTCATAAAATTCATAGTGGGATTTTGCTGCTGTATTGGCCTCCAGCATAAATGGCTGGCCTCATCTTCCTTGAGGCAGATAACTAGGTCTGCCTCAGGAAATTAATAGGTTGGTTTGTAATCAGTAAAATGTGAGTTGAGTAACTTTAGATGTTCTATCAAAAGAGAAACTTTTAATAGTAACACCAAGACCTGCATTTCTACCATTGGAGTAGATTGCTGGCTGAAGCTGGAGCTGTCTCCCATTCTAACCTTGTTCCCTTATTGGCTTGCCACACCTATCAGGGGCTCTTGTCAGAAGAAGAGCTAGCTCACCTGGAGCAGGCATCAGCAGTTGCCACAGAGGTTACCAGCTCCATCATGCGCCTGAAGCTGGaggtagaagagaagaagagagccATCACATTGCTACAGACAGCACTGGTGGGTAACTAGAGCCTAATCCCTTGGCAGGTTTTCATGTGCTTGGAAAGAGGGGGGCCGTATCACAAAGCACAGCAGAGCCCAGGATTCAGCTATGTTGGGTGGAAGGTATATGGATTTAAAACCTGAGCAGCCAAAGTTTCAGAGGCCTACCCTACCCTACCTGACAGCCTAGGCTTCTGCAGTCTGGATTGTAAAGCCAGACAAAGACATCAGTATGGGGGAAGGGAATTAGCTccgtggtagaacatctgctttgtatgcaggaggTCTCGGATTCAGTCCTTGCCATCTCCAAGGTAGGACTGGcagaaacccctgcctgaaaccctggaaggtCCCCATTAGTCAGAGtaggccaaggatggggaacctttgaccctccagatgttgctgaattacagctcccattagtcccagcaaGTATGGCTAATTGCCAGCTGTAAGGTTCGGGTGGTGGTTTCCTGTGAGTAACGAGGCAGGACTCCGTTCCTTCTATTTACAAGTTTAatagtgcaaatatgtacagtgcagagctccaaAATCCATGACCTGCTTAGTCAGTCCCAGATTCCAgaagtggcgcttttcgggagcgcccccagcaaaagaacttcggcaccccaaacctcctcctcccctctttgcatttcacccctctacgcaacTGGGGTGACGGAAGCGTCGTGCTTTTCTCTTGGCCTGCCTGGCTAGGTGAGCGCTGGGGCTCTGCAGCATACTCAAGCCCCCCTCCTTGCCTGACTAGCTTCCTGTCTCTCCTCCCTGCTAGAGGACGTCCCgctttccccactggaggtgttgcTGCTGTCCCTGCagcgctggggctctctgtatctGCATTGCCCCACTAGGAactgacagttccctgacaccaggGGTTATAGGAGTTGTAGCTCAGTAACATCCGGGGGCCAAAGTCTCCTCACTCCTGGTGTAgacactgagatagatggaccagtggtgtgaCTTGGGATAAGGCACCTTCCTGCATTCCTTTGTCTGGATGGGAAGATCCTCTTGTTTGAGAGTAAGCATACATGTGacatgtgttttcttttctttctcgtgtttttttttttttgcagggtttaATTTGACTGGCTGCATAGCCCAGCTTATTCTTAATATGCCCTGGTTATTATTTCCTGCAGgcacagcaacgggagctgactGTACGTCATGTCAAAGGGACAGAGAAAGAGCTGAGCCGCCAGCTGGCACTACAGAGGGAGCAGTATGAAGCAGCTATCCAACGGCACCTAGCCTTCATTGACCAggtatcttcctcctcctccccccacttctTTTTGAAGATGGGAAGGTGAAGATATTACTCTGTCCCTCCTGCTTACAACCCCCTTCCTAGACTCCTTTGCACTGCTGGCATATCTATATGCTTTTGCCTCTCCCAGCTTCAACTAAACATACTAATTCAAGGTGTAATCCTTGACTAGGATGGTGAAGGGGGAGCTCAGCATCCACTTTGACACCTGGGTAAGGTGGCAGCCTTAAAGTGCTTGCTCTCCAATTGTCTGCCACTATAGTAGATGTAATTTTGGGGAGGTGCTGTGACTTTATCCTCCTTTGCACCCATCCCCTACAGCTGATTGATGATAAGAAGACTCTGAGCGAGAAATGTGAAGCGGTGGTGACTGAATTGAAACAAGTGGATCAGAAATACACGAAGAAAATTGCCCAGATGCAGGAGCAGCATGAGCTGGTGAGGAAGTAGCTTTTAGTTCCTTGGGTGACAGAGCTGCACACCAGCTGGATAAAGTATCTGAATAGTTCTCCTTTGGCTCATAGACAGGGACCAGGTTAAAAGTCGTAAGCAGTGTTGGGACCTTCTGAAAAGCTCTGTCCTGACCAGTCAAGAGAAAGGCGAGAGATACAGAATGCTTGAGGGGTGGAGGGGAGCATTAAGGATGTCTGAAATGTAGAGGtttcatttttcacacacacaaaaatatccaTTGTATGAGTTCCCCTCCCTTTTTGTACCCAATACGGTGGAAAAGGCCTCTTGTACCTGGTGAGAAGATTCTCAACTAAGTCTACCTGAAGTCTTTTTCTTTGTTCTATGCTTGGTTGCCTTGATATGACTGAGGTGATGCTCTAGCTGCTGAATCAGAAGTATTTATGTGACATGATG is from Lacerta agilis isolate rLacAgi1 chromosome 2, rLacAgi1.pri, whole genome shotgun sequence and encodes:
- the CEP131 gene encoding centrosomal protein of 131 kDa isoform X7; translation: MKSARGSSSSFQGASANGVDLSLTGLPMQVLQRPSSASPGKHIARSISVITENKPKRNILEDAGLGTSRAMNNLRRSNSTTQVNQRVNGAFSSVEQHGDFLTLFESSSGGRKKLASLSKVSPEKKTTWNILDEQPRTFPVPSSTQEAPAGMRKKEIYVPLAANFTANNRSNKGAMGNCVTTMVHNNYSTADKAAAPKSSNQATTSLNNIIKATSNEDTESSSYMKSQKNFSSSNILARNNNNSSSSNPLRRQEVSEEEAERFINQVNLAAVMIQRWYRRHSQRHKEGAAQLRHLLASKREERQQQLTEEGNMLDLQRRRDEERKKIREEKARLARRAAIQELQQKRAQKVLDTQRLVEEELAAMKESKKTRRRKPEKAGSVKNASPANSIIKANNADANFHLAAADTEEHSAGACLSGPGQNKLPEDQPQDVSSGKMGSEDLETIVTAASRAQSKVTLNELLDTLKLLEEEPELPPQPKACKEDKYPWVDGEADSNSLTADNLEKFGKLNYSPGVPEEGTLLSEAKLQSIISFLDEMEKSEQERPRSAASASQREGLLSEEELAHLEQASAVATEVTSSIMRLKLEVEEKKRAITLLQTALAQQRELTVRHVKGTEKELSRQLALQREQYEAAIQRHLAFIDQLIDDKKTLSEKCEAVVTELKQVDQKYTKKIAQMQEQHELEIKKLKELMSATEKIRREKWIDEKTKKIKEITVKGLEPEIQKLIAKHKLEIKKLKTLHEAELLQSDERAAQRYVRQTEELREMLEHEKEEQGQRERELARQRYEKQLEQEEQALQQQRRRLYNEVAEEKERLNQQAARQRTELEDLRRQLEENSSVVTKALKEEYKKGKEEQERRHQAEVQALKVQLEMEKQAWEANYLKKEEAWLLTRERELREEVRKERDKEIELVIQRLEADMSSAKEECERATENRIKRLRDKYEAELQELERSERKLQERCNEMKGQLSEAEGENFHLRGLLRQKEQETEDIRKVADQLSQERSSLSEVIRQEFADRLVSTEEENKRLKTEMAELRARQRLELDRVRRDKEEELEEVHKRVKTAIVKKEEAVNSLRKLHEAAVKRADHLEALLEQQRKQLLAAK
- the CEP131 gene encoding centrosomal protein of 131 kDa isoform X3, which produces MKSARGSSSSFQGASANGVDLSLTGLPMQVLQRPSSASPGKHIARSISVITENKPKRNILEDAGLGTSRAMNNLRRSNSTTQVNQRVNGAFSSVEQHGDFLTLFESSSGGRKKLASLSKVSPEKKTTWNILDEQPRTFPVPSSTQEAPAGMRKKEIYVPLAANFTANNSNKGAMGNCVTTMVHNNYSTADKAAAPKSSNQATTSLNNIIKATSNEDTESSSYMKSQKNFSSSNILARNNNNSSSSNPLRRQEVSEEEAERFINQVNLAAVMIQRWYRRHSQRHKEGAAQLRHLLASKREERQQQLTEEGNMLDLQRRRDEERKKIREEKARLARRAAIQELQQKRAQKVLDTQRLVEEELAAMKESKKTRRRKPEKAGSVKNASPANSIIKANNADANFHLAAADTEEHSAGACLSGPGQNKLPEDQPQDVSSGKMGSEDLETIVTAASRAQSKVTLNELLDTLKLLEEEPELPPQPKACKEDKYPWVDGEADSNSLTADNLEKFGKLNYSPGVPEEGTLLSEAKLQSIISFLDEMEKSEQERPRSAASASQREGLLSEEELAHLEQASAVATEVTSSIMRLKLEVEEKKRAITLLQTALAQQRELTVRHVKGTEKELSRQLALQREQYEAAIQRHLAFIDQLIDDKKTLSEKCEAVVTELKQVDQKYTKKIAQMQEQHELVWRTLGPLCEEIKKLKELMSATEKIRREKWIDEKTKKIKEITVKGLEPEIQKLIAKHKLEIKKLKTLHEAELLQSDERAAQRYVRQTEELREMLEHEKEEQGQRERELARQRPNQGYSTLGKTLSERVPPHRYEKQLEQEEQALQQQRRRLYNEVAEEKERLNQQAARQRTELEDLRRQLEENSSVVTKALKEEYKKGKEEQERRHQAEVQALKVQLEMEKQAWEANYLKKEEAWLLTRERELREEVRKERDKEIELVIQRLEADMSSAKEECERATENRIKRLRDKYEAELQELERSERKLQERCNEMKGQLSEAEGENFHLRGLLRQKEQETEDIRKVADQLSQERSSLSEVIRQEFADRLVSTEEENKRLKTEMAELRARQRLELDRVRRDKEEELEEVHKRVKTAIVKKEEAVNSLRKLHEAAVKRADHLEALLEQQRKQLLAAK
- the CEP131 gene encoding centrosomal protein of 131 kDa isoform X8, yielding MKSARGSSSSFQGASANGVDLSLTGLPMQVLQRPSSASPGKHIARSISVITENKPKRNILEDAGLGTSRAMNNLRRSNSTTQVNQRVNGAFSSVEQHGDFLTLFESSSGGRKKLASLSKVSPEKKTTWNILDEQPRTFPVPSSTQEAPAGMRKKEIYVPLAANFTANNRSNKGAMGNCVTTMVHNNYSTADKAAAPKSSNQATTSLNNIIKATSNEDTESSSYMKSQKNFSSSNILARNNNNSSSSNPLRRQEVSEEEAERFINQVNLAAVMIQRWYRRHSQRHKEGAAQLRHLLASKREERQQQLTEEGNMLDLQRRRDEERKKIREEKARLARRAAIQELQQKRAQKVLDTQRLVEEELAAMKESKKTRRRKPEKAGSVKNASPANSIIKANNADANFHLAAADTEEHSAGACLSGPGQNKLPEDQPQDVSSGKMGSEDLETIVTAASRAQSKVTLNELLDTLKLLEEEPELPPQPKACKEDKYPWVDGEADSNSLTADNLEKFGKLNYSPGVPEEGTLLSEAKLQSIISFLDEMEKSEQERPRSAASASQREGLLSEEELAHLEQASAVATEVTSSIMRLKLEVEEKKRAITLLQTALAQQRELTVRHVKGTEKELSRQLALQREQYEAAIQRHLAFIDQLIDDKKTLSEKCEAVVTELKQVDQKYTKKIAQMQEQHELVWRTLGPLCEEIKKLKELMSATEKIRREKWIDEKTKKIKEITVKGLEPEIQKLIAKHKLEIKKLKTLHEAELLQSDERAAQRYVRQTEELREMLEHEKEEQGQRERELARQRPNQGYSTLGKTLSERVPPHRYEKQLEQEEQALQQQRRRLYNEVAEEKERLNQQAARQRTELEDLRRQLEENSSVVTKALKEEYKKGKEEQERRHQAEVQALKVQLEMEKQAWEANYLKKEEAWLLTRERELREEVRKERDKEIELVIQRLEADMSSAKEECERATENRIKRLRDKYEAELQELERSERKLQERCNEMKGQLSEAEGENFHLRGLLRQKEQETEDIRKVADQLSQERSSLSEVIRQEFADRLVSTEEENKRLKTEMAELRARQRLELDRVRRDKEEELEEVHKRRP
- the CEP131 gene encoding centrosomal protein of 131 kDa isoform X4; the protein is MKSARGSSSSFQGASANGVDLSLTGLPMQVLQRPSSASPGKHIARSISVITENKPKRNILEDAGLGTSRAMNNLRRSNSTTQVNQRVNGAFSSVEQHGDFLTLFESSSGGRKKLASLSKVSPEKKTTWNILDEQPRTFPVPSSTQEAPAGMRKKEIYVPLAANFTANNRSNKGAMGNCVTTMVHNNYSTADKAAAPKSSNQATTSLNNIIKATSNEDTESSSYMKSQKNFSSSNILARNNNNSSSSNPLRRQEVSEEEAERFINQVNLAAVMIQRWYRRHSQRHKEGAAQLRHLLASKREERQQQLTEEGNMLDLQRRRDEERKKIREEKARLARRAAIQELQQKRAQKVLDTQRLVEEELAAMKESKKTRRRKPEKAGSVKNASPANSIIKANNADANFHLAAADTEEHSAGACLSGPGQNKLPEDQPQDVSSGKMGSEDLETIVTAASRAQSKVTLNELLDTLKLLEEEPELPPQPKACKEDKYPWVDGEADSNSLTADNLEKFGKLNYSPGVPEEGTLLSEAKLQSIISFLDEMEKSEQERPRSAASASQREGLLSEEELAHLEQASAVATEVTSSIMRLKLEVEEKKRAITLLQTALAQQRELTVRHVKGTEKELSRQLALQREQYEAAIQRHLAFIDQLIDDKKTLSEKCEAVVTELKQVDQKYTKKIAQMQEQHELEIKKLKELMSATEKIRREKWIDEKTKKIKEITVKGLEPEIQKLIAKHKLEIKKLKTLHEAELLQSDERAAQRYVRQTEELREMLEHEKEEQGQRERELARQRPNQGYSTLGKTLSERVPPHRYEKQLEQEEQALQQQRRRLYNEVAEEKERLNQQAARQRTELEDLRRQLEENSSVVTKALKEEYKKGKEEQERRHQAEVQALKVQLEMEKQAWEANYLKKEEAWLLTRERELREEVRKERDKEIELVIQRLEADMSSAKEECERATENRIKRLRDKYEAELQELERSERKLQERCNEMKGQLSEAEGENFHLRGLLRQKEQETEDIRKVADQLSQERSSLSEVIRQEFADRLVSTEEENKRLKTEMAELRARQRLELDRVRRDKEEELEEVHKRVKTAIVKKEEAVNSLRKLHEAAVKRADHLEALLEQQRKQLLAAK